The proteins below come from a single Halobacillus salinarum genomic window:
- a CDS encoding AbrB/MazE/SpoVT family DNA-binding domain-containing protein, with translation MKSTGIVRKVDELGRVVIPIELRRTLGINEKDALEIYVDDDRIVLKKYKPNMTCHVTGEVSDENMKLANGNLVLSKEGAQKLLEEIQGYLNK, from the coding sequence ATGAAATCTACAGGTATTGTACGTAAGGTAGACGAGCTTGGTCGAGTAGTTATTCCTATCGAGCTTCGCCGCACACTAGGAATTAATGAAAAGGATGCTCTTGAAATTTATGTCGATGACGATCGTATTGTACTTAAAAAGTACAAGCCGAACATGACTTGCCATGTAACCGGTGAAGTTTCCGATGAAAATATGAAACTGGCAAATGGCAATCTAGTTCTAAGTAAAGAAGGAGCTCAGAAGCTTCTCGAAGAAATTCAAGGCTACCTTAACAAATAA